In a genomic window of Infirmifilum sp. NZ:
- a CDS encoding ABC transporter ATP-binding protein, producing the protein MNLVSVKSLSVAVGFKNFPVLKDISFTLEKGEALLVVGPTGAGKSTLLLTLSGVIPELVHGKVEGEVRVAGHNPTEEGLKGLAGDVGIVFQDPEAQVVMETVFDEVAFPLENLRYSKDEITRRVEDALLKAGLAEYSSEETDPLSTGLKQRLALASALSYEPKVLLLDEPTSHIDPASSKRIYEVLKSYKERGGALIMVEHRLEYVEGIIDKILFIDAGKGVLCRNFEELVAKVGLEGLTEAGIWLPTPLLGRFFTNAPTVPADRLIPGANTVVKTVNLSVRANGKRILNSISLEVREGEIVAIIGPNGSGKTTLLKTLAGFTRRYTGEVSVLGGPPDYSKVAYTTQVPELQFTERTVAEEVASSLLVRGFSKQEALKVARRELEARGLAHLSDRLLYEISQGEKRLISLLETELLDRKLYLLDEPTFGLDFKNTLSVLSWVRRLASKGKTVLFVTHDSWVLPLLPLTAVVGLSEGTVVFRGTLQELLVRKNVWDRLAFLPPAELAEESSVSGAARAIENYRKKVVGVYEFSKKAQPHS; encoded by the coding sequence TTGAACCTAGTTTCAGTGAAGTCGTTAAGCGTAGCGGTAGGCTTTAAAAACTTCCCCGTACTGAAAGACATTTCTTTCACGCTCGAAAAAGGCGAGGCCCTACTAGTTGTCGGACCAACTGGCGCGGGGAAATCAACCCTCCTATTAACCCTAAGCGGTGTTATACCAGAGCTCGTTCACGGTAAAGTTGAAGGAGAAGTAAGAGTAGCCGGCCACAACCCTACGGAAGAGGGGTTAAAGGGTTTAGCAGGAGACGTTGGCATCGTATTCCAGGACCCGGAAGCCCAGGTCGTTATGGAAACAGTTTTCGACGAAGTCGCGTTCCCCCTAGAGAACCTTCGTTATAGCAAGGATGAGATAACTAGGCGAGTGGAAGATGCCCTGCTCAAAGCGGGTCTCGCAGAGTACTCATCCGAGGAGACAGACCCGCTGTCAACCGGCCTGAAGCAGAGGCTCGCTCTGGCCAGCGCCTTATCCTACGAGCCGAAAGTCCTTCTCCTGGACGAGCCTACGTCGCACATCGACCCTGCTTCTTCAAAGAGAATATACGAGGTGCTGAAGTCGTACAAGGAGAGAGGCGGGGCGCTCATCATGGTGGAGCACAGGCTAGAGTACGTCGAGGGCATTATTGACAAAATTCTCTTCATCGACGCCGGGAAAGGCGTGCTTTGCAGAAATTTCGAGGAGCTCGTAGCCAAGGTCGGCCTAGAAGGCCTCACCGAGGCGGGGATATGGCTCCCCACTCCACTGCTTGGGCGATTTTTCACGAATGCTCCCACGGTTCCAGCCGATCGGCTAATTCCAGGAGCAAATACCGTTGTGAAGACCGTGAACCTAAGTGTAAGAGCCAACGGGAAGCGCATACTAAACAGCATTTCACTTGAAGTGCGGGAAGGCGAGATAGTGGCGATTATAGGTCCCAACGGAAGCGGGAAGACCACCCTTTTAAAAACCTTGGCTGGCTTCACTAGGAGGTATACCGGAGAAGTTAGCGTTCTCGGCGGCCCCCCAGACTACAGTAAGGTCGCCTACACCACGCAGGTACCCGAGCTACAATTCACTGAGCGCACAGTCGCTGAAGAGGTGGCGTCCTCTCTGCTTGTTAGGGGCTTTTCGAAGCAGGAAGCTTTGAAGGTTGCCAGGCGGGAGCTTGAAGCGCGGGGGCTCGCTCACCTGTCCGATAGGCTACTCTATGAGATAAGCCAAGGTGAGAAAAGGCTTATCTCGCTCCTGGAGACAGAGCTGCTTGACAGGAAGCTCTACCTCCTCGACGAGCCGACCTTCGGCCTAGATTTCAAGAATACTCTAAGCGTTTTAAGTTGGGTGAGACGGCTCGCCTCAAAGGGTAAAACTGTGCTGTTCGTCACACACGACTCGTGGGTTCTCCCCTTACTACCTCTTACAGCGGTTGTTGGCTTGTCAGAGGGAACCGTGGTATTCAGAGGAACACTCCAAGAGCTTCTCGTCCGAAAGAACGTGTGGGACCGGCTAGCTTTCCTGCCGCCTGCGGAGTTGGCTGAAGAGTCTAGCGTGAGTGGAGCTGCTAGGGCCATTGAGAATTACAGGAAGAAGGTGGTAGGCGTATATGAGTTCTCTAAGAAGGCTCAACCCCACAGTTAA
- a CDS encoding ECF transporter S component → MGKKVNVIELVLTASLSAVIGAIFLVWSNIVWDLTKLLLGLLFVPIIYGMWFIGATVPAYIIRKPGVALLGEFLASVLELAYGSQFASTVLLYGFMQGLMSELVFMLTKYKRWGWLTMALAGAAPALWAAPADTILYGITAPLTPEQCILFWSLYFVSGATIAGVLVKAVIDAVVKNTSILDAFEVAKSVKNV, encoded by the coding sequence ATGGGGAAGAAGGTAAACGTAATAGAGCTGGTTCTCACTGCGTCCCTCTCTGCAGTCATCGGAGCTATTTTCCTAGTCTGGTCAAACATCGTTTGGGACCTTACAAAGCTTCTGCTGGGCTTGCTATTCGTGCCAATAATCTACGGCATGTGGTTTATAGGCGCAACAGTGCCGGCCTACATTATAAGGAAGCCGGGGGTAGCCTTACTCGGAGAGTTCCTAGCTTCAGTTCTAGAGCTTGCGTACGGCTCCCAGTTCGCGTCGACCGTGCTCCTCTATGGCTTCATGCAGGGCTTAATGTCGGAGCTGGTATTTATGCTCACGAAGTATAAGAGGTGGGGCTGGTTGACAATGGCTTTAGCCGGAGCGGCACCCGCGCTATGGGCAGCGCCAGCTGACACCATTCTCTACGGGATAACCGCACCTTTAACCCCGGAGCAGTGCATCCTCTTCTGGTCTCTCTACTTCGTGAGCGGAGCAACGATAGCTGGCGTGCTTGTAAAAGCAGTAATAGATGCCGTGGTGAAGAATACCTCGATACTTGACGCATTTGAGGTCGCGAAGTCGGTGAAAAATGTTTGA
- a CDS encoding thiamine-phosphate synthase family protein — protein sequence MFPEGVAFNLFIPAFRRVLAHELRKRGFSQTDIARSLGVTQAAVSKILRSPKSTLTKDLEDINVQVKEIEAVASKVAELIAKGDINEAGTLANRYWWLVLASGDACRAHERYGWRKSECYICTKVVYPDLDVSRGLVMADMERALLVLSSSKHFPKLIPEVLTNLAVAVPGAKSLHDIAAVPGRISPDKKGGILYRKPEFGASKHLGGILLSIGGKYRAVINIKHDKLIEEALVTMDLKFKEFSSQEYPSANPVAAAAPVLLDECPDCNVLIDVGADHVEPNVYIFGSRAVEVANTVIAIAELYDVLARKYGFDSFDK from the coding sequence ATGTTCCCAGAAGGAGTTGCCTTCAACCTGTTTATCCCAGCTTTCAGGAGGGTTCTTGCCCATGAGCTCCGTAAAAGGGGGTTCTCTCAGACAGATATAGCTCGCTCTCTCGGAGTCACACAGGCTGCCGTCAGCAAAATCCTCAGAAGCCCGAAGAGCACTCTAACGAAGGACTTGGAGGATATTAACGTTCAAGTTAAGGAGATTGAGGCAGTAGCGAGTAAGGTGGCCGAACTTATAGCCAAAGGAGATATCAATGAGGCCGGAACTCTGGCGAACAGGTACTGGTGGTTAGTCCTTGCCAGTGGAGATGCTTGCAGGGCGCATGAGAGGTACGGTTGGAGGAAAAGCGAGTGCTACATATGTACCAAGGTTGTTTACCCGGATCTCGACGTCAGTCGTGGGCTTGTGATGGCAGACATGGAGAGAGCGCTGCTCGTGCTTTCATCATCGAAACACTTCCCGAAACTCATCCCTGAAGTTCTCACGAACTTAGCGGTAGCGGTCCCCGGTGCTAAAAGCCTCCACGATATAGCAGCTGTTCCGGGAAGAATCTCGCCCGATAAAAAGGGAGGAATACTGTACAGGAAGCCCGAGTTCGGGGCAAGTAAGCATCTGGGAGGAATCCTACTATCGATTGGAGGCAAATACAGGGCAGTTATCAACATCAAGCATGATAAGCTAATCGAGGAGGCTCTCGTAACCATGGATTTGAAGTTCAAGGAGTTCAGCAGTCAGGAGTACCCGTCAGCAAACCCTGTTGCTGCCGCAGCTCCCGTGCTTTTAGATGAGTGTCCCGACTGCAACGTCCTAATAGACGTGGGTGCAGACCACGTGGAACCTAACGTCTACATCTTCGGTAGTCGGGCAGTCGAGGTCGCTAACACGGTGATAGCAATAGCCGAGCTCTACGATGTTCTAGCGAGAAAATATGGTTTCGATAGCTTTGATAAATAA
- a CDS encoding TrmB family transcriptional regulator, which translates to MTEGAVEGPTPGSPRDSAIQLLKMLGLTGLEAELYLILLEKGPLSAPEISDYLVRHRPQIHVALTRLSSKGYIEELGGRPKKYRAVKPEILLSMFMKEFDGLAKRALEYMKSISRPTPEERFGVWIIREPEVAKNRMAEMLDEAKIDALVMGDIKFIHLLSDKIEDAIKRGVSVYVLSYALGERGAKFIVEDMPFLRKLRVAISGDIVVVVDSGLGGVLKARPTLPMRHGFLIEERTLVDYLSHDFVNRWVSARVVVDEKWDFPLKFTFHRMALYETRRMLLEDKKLRLKARGYEVDTGARVEVEGRIVDAVLDLPAGYAHFKVDTGSGVLRVGGLDAIVEEVAGEYFEIHEEKT; encoded by the coding sequence ATGACCGAGGGAGCTGTTGAGGGACCCACCCCGGGTTCCCCCAGAGACAGTGCTATTCAACTATTGAAAATGCTCGGGCTCACCGGGCTAGAGGCCGAGCTGTACCTTATACTTCTCGAGAAAGGGCCGCTCAGCGCTCCGGAAATCTCGGACTACCTTGTCAGGCATAGGCCTCAGATTCACGTGGCGCTTACGAGGCTTTCCTCTAAGGGTTATATAGAGGAGCTTGGGGGGAGGCCCAAGAAGTACCGTGCGGTGAAGCCTGAGATCCTGCTGAGCATGTTCATGAAGGAGTTTGACGGGTTGGCGAAGAGAGCTCTCGAGTACATGAAGAGCATTTCGAGGCCTACACCCGAGGAAAGGTTCGGTGTCTGGATTATCCGAGAGCCCGAGGTTGCAAAGAACAGGATGGCTGAGATGCTGGACGAGGCGAAGATCGACGCGCTGGTAATGGGGGACATTAAGTTCATACACCTCTTGAGCGACAAGATAGAAGACGCGATTAAGAGGGGGGTGAGCGTTTACGTTCTCTCGTACGCCCTGGGTGAGAGGGGAGCCAAGTTTATAGTGGAGGACATGCCCTTCCTGAGGAAGCTGAGGGTGGCGATTTCCGGAGATATTGTCGTTGTTGTCGACTCGGGCTTGGGCGGCGTGTTAAAGGCTAGGCCCACTCTACCCATGAGGCATGGGTTCCTCATTGAAGAGAGAACGCTCGTCGACTACCTCTCCCATGACTTCGTGAACAGGTGGGTCAGCGCGAGGGTTGTCGTCGATGAGAAGTGGGATTTTCCCCTGAAGTTCACCTTCCACAGGATGGCTTTGTACGAGACGAGACGCATGCTCTTGGAGGATAAGAAGCTCAGGCTGAAAGCCAGAGGGTATGAAGTGGATACGGGTGCGAGAGTGGAGGTGGAGGGCAGAATAGTAGACGCTGTTTTAGATCTTCCGGCCGGCTACGCTCACTTTAAAGTGGATACGGGGAGCGGGGTTTTGAGGGTTGGAGGTTTGGATGCGATCGTCGAGGAAGTAGCCGGAGAGTACTTTGAGATTCACGAGGAGAAGACTTGA
- a CDS encoding TIGR04190 family B12-binding domain/radical SAM domain protein, giving the protein MPRVEDVALIHAPSVYDFRQLKYVHYGPISDVIPSKPVFDMYPAGFFYLASYLEKRGVKTGIYNVAARMVNEPSLDVPRLLKAIKAKVYGLDLHWLVHAHGTIELARMLKEIHGAPIVVGGLSATYYWREILEKYSFIDFVVLGDTTEPVFYELVEALEKGDAARLREVPNLAFRENGRIRYTGIRYVPLELDDIKPDYSVVLRVMVRSGLRNSLPWSSFLKHPVTAVITYKGCPFNCLGCGGSNFTYRVLFHRKGLGVKSPKTLVDEFREITERLKAPIFFVNDLQPLGRKYIEELTLLLSQEKSDVEIFFEFFTPPTRDVLELYRRAGDKVYLQISPESHDERVRRNYGRPYGNDAIKKLVKNVRELGFERLDTYFMVGLPLQTPENVKGLGNFYLELHEIGKETLDAFVAPLAPFVDPGSPAFHSPQKYGYRILAHTLEQHRQLLLAEKWYGMLNYETECMTRRDIAEATYNAVEALTRAKFTAGIIDEEYYNSVVESISNARKGTPKYGLDSKETLKEEELYPAKRLAISYLTARSIAEILKCKIGL; this is encoded by the coding sequence ATGCCTCGCGTCGAAGATGTAGCCCTAATTCACGCCCCGAGCGTGTACGACTTCAGACAACTGAAATACGTCCACTATGGACCCATAAGCGACGTTATACCCTCAAAACCAGTGTTCGATATGTACCCCGCCGGCTTCTTCTACCTGGCCTCGTACCTCGAGAAGAGGGGGGTTAAAACGGGGATCTACAACGTTGCGGCTAGAATGGTGAACGAGCCGTCGCTCGACGTGCCTCGCCTCCTCAAAGCGATAAAAGCCAAGGTTTACGGACTGGACCTGCACTGGCTCGTCCACGCCCACGGTACGATAGAGCTTGCGAGAATGCTGAAAGAGATCCACGGCGCCCCAATAGTGGTGGGTGGCCTTTCCGCGACCTACTACTGGCGGGAAATACTCGAAAAGTACAGCTTTATAGACTTCGTCGTCCTCGGGGACACGACGGAGCCGGTATTCTACGAGCTCGTGGAGGCTCTCGAGAAAGGCGACGCGGCAAGGCTCAGGGAAGTACCTAACTTAGCGTTCCGCGAGAACGGCAGAATACGTTACACGGGTATTAGGTACGTGCCCCTAGAGCTCGACGACATTAAGCCCGACTACAGCGTAGTCCTAAGGGTGATGGTGCGTAGCGGCCTGAGGAACTCTCTCCCGTGGAGCTCGTTCCTCAAGCATCCTGTTACAGCAGTGATCACGTACAAAGGATGCCCGTTTAACTGCCTGGGGTGCGGCGGAAGTAATTTCACGTACAGGGTGCTGTTCCACCGGAAAGGGCTCGGCGTGAAGAGTCCAAAAACGCTGGTCGACGAGTTCCGTGAAATAACCGAGAGGCTGAAAGCCCCTATCTTCTTCGTTAACGATCTTCAGCCCCTAGGCAGGAAGTACATAGAGGAGCTCACGTTGCTCCTAAGCCAGGAGAAGAGCGACGTAGAGATCTTCTTCGAGTTCTTCACGCCTCCAACCCGCGATGTGCTAGAGCTCTACCGCCGAGCCGGCGACAAGGTGTACCTCCAGATCTCCCCTGAGTCGCACGACGAGAGAGTCAGAAGAAATTACGGGAGGCCTTACGGAAACGACGCTATCAAGAAGCTCGTGAAGAACGTTAGAGAGCTGGGGTTCGAGCGCCTAGACACCTACTTCATGGTGGGCCTTCCCTTGCAGACACCTGAGAACGTGAAAGGCCTGGGGAACTTCTACCTGGAACTGCACGAGATCGGGAAGGAAACGCTCGATGCTTTCGTCGCGCCGCTCGCACCCTTTGTGGACCCCGGTAGCCCGGCATTTCACTCGCCTCAGAAGTACGGGTACAGGATCCTAGCGCACACCCTTGAGCAGCACCGCCAGCTGCTCTTGGCAGAAAAGTGGTACGGGATGCTGAACTACGAGACGGAGTGTATGACGAGGAGAGACATAGCGGAAGCTACCTACAATGCCGTTGAAGCTCTCACGAGGGCTAAGTTCACCGCGGGAATCATCGACGAGGAGTACTATAACAGTGTGGTGGAGTCGATTAGCAACGCTAGAAAGGGAACGCCTAAGTACGGATTAGATTCTAAGGAGACATTGAAGGAGGAGGAGCTCTATCCGGCAAAGCGCCTGGCGATCAGCTATCTTACAGCAAGGTCCATAGCCGAAATTCTGAAGTGCAAGATCGGTCTCTAG
- a CDS encoding LysE family translocator — protein MFTLSAAIEVVSLTASGALSPGPLTFAALLGGRQGGWKYGFLAALGHMLFELPLYLLLSLGAYHLLQAKEVKKIVSGVGGLVILYFVYLGLRDLSKGSSDSKVSGVKFSGAGPIAVGFTFTALNPYFLAWWATIGVKMISDVMDSSFGLISAISYYPVHVWMDFAWLSFVALAAQKGLSTLRTLSRAIQLLLLLLMVLYAFVFLSEALT, from the coding sequence ATGTTCACCCTCTCCGCAGCCATCGAGGTGGTTTCCCTTACGGCGAGCGGTGCCCTGTCGCCGGGTCCCTTAACCTTCGCGGCCCTGCTGGGAGGAAGGCAGGGCGGGTGGAAATACGGCTTTCTCGCGGCACTGGGGCACATGCTTTTCGAGCTCCCCCTATACCTCCTGCTGAGCCTAGGGGCTTACCATCTGCTTCAGGCAAAAGAGGTAAAGAAGATCGTTTCAGGCGTTGGAGGCCTCGTGATCCTCTACTTCGTGTACCTGGGTCTGCGCGACTTATCCAAAGGCAGCTCGGATAGTAAGGTGAGCGGAGTGAAATTCTCGGGTGCGGGACCCATAGCCGTCGGCTTCACATTCACAGCGCTTAACCCCTACTTCTTAGCTTGGTGGGCCACCATTGGGGTGAAAATGATATCCGACGTTATGGACTCCTCGTTCGGCCTGATAAGCGCGATTTCCTACTACCCGGTTCACGTGTGGATGGACTTCGCGTGGCTGTCTTTTGTAGCCCTCGCGGCGCAAAAGGGGCTCTCTACCTTGCGCACCCTCTCCAGGGCCATCCAACTGCTGTTACTGCTGCTAATGGTGCTTTATGCCTTTGTTTTTCTATCAGAGGCTCTTACATAA
- a CDS encoding TIGR04084 family radical SAM/SPASM domain-containing protein: MLYIVFTTGRCNLKCDYCGGSFPPRKVPWSISYNPESLKKLVERDPDATVAFYGGEPLLNSRFIKWVMDNVRAKHFVIQTNGTLYKLLPDDYWLRFDTVLLSIDGRPSTTDRHRGQGVYQRVIEAAKHLREIGFQGDLVARMTVTEDTDIYEDVKHLLELNLFSHVHWQLDVVWSDRWNSFERWRDESYLPGLRKLMRAWILEIRKGRVLGIAPFKAIASQVIFGNVYPAPPCGSGVNSVSVLTDGRITACPIAVEERWAELGRLERGFMLKNAWIQEPCIRCPYFRFCGGRCLYAYIERYWGDEGFQAVCKATKELVNIVLASIPLLLSALDRGLIKSGDLLYPPFNNTVEVIP; the protein is encoded by the coding sequence GTGCTCTACATCGTGTTCACGACGGGAAGATGCAATCTTAAGTGTGACTACTGCGGTGGAAGTTTTCCGCCTAGGAAGGTGCCTTGGAGCATCTCCTATAACCCTGAAAGTCTCAAAAAGTTAGTTGAGAGGGACCCCGACGCAACCGTGGCATTCTACGGCGGGGAACCCCTCCTCAACTCCCGCTTCATAAAGTGGGTTATGGACAACGTCCGCGCGAAGCACTTCGTCATACAGACTAACGGCACACTCTACAAACTTCTCCCAGATGACTACTGGTTGAGGTTCGACACCGTTCTTCTATCGATCGATGGTAGGCCCAGCACCACGGACAGGCATAGAGGGCAAGGTGTTTACCAGAGGGTCATTGAAGCCGCCAAGCACCTCCGAGAAATCGGCTTTCAAGGCGACCTTGTGGCGCGCATGACGGTTACGGAGGACACAGACATATACGAGGACGTCAAGCACTTGCTTGAGCTGAACCTCTTCAGCCACGTCCACTGGCAGCTTGATGTTGTTTGGAGCGACCGGTGGAATAGCTTCGAGAGGTGGAGGGATGAGAGCTACCTCCCAGGATTGAGGAAGCTGATGAGGGCGTGGATTCTGGAGATCAGAAAGGGCAGGGTTCTGGGAATAGCGCCCTTCAAGGCAATAGCCTCACAGGTCATCTTTGGGAACGTGTACCCAGCCCCGCCCTGTGGGTCCGGCGTGAACTCGGTCTCAGTTCTAACAGATGGGAGAATAACCGCCTGTCCGATAGCGGTTGAGGAGCGGTGGGCGGAGTTGGGAAGGCTGGAGAGGGGTTTCATGCTTAAGAATGCTTGGATACAGGAGCCTTGCATACGGTGCCCTTATTTCAGGTTTTGCGGTGGGCGATGTCTCTACGCGTACATCGAGAGATACTGGGGGGACGAGGGCTTCCAGGCTGTGTGCAAGGCTACAAAGGAGCTCGTGAACATAGTGCTAGCATCGATACCCCTGTTGCTCTCAGCGCTTGACAGGGGCCTCATTAAAAGCGGCGACCTCCTGTACCCCCCTTTCAACAACACAGTGGAAGTCATACCCTGA
- a CDS encoding NAD(P)-dependent oxidoreductase, with protein MQKVAFLGTGLMGYNMARRLAESGFSVTAWNRTLEKAMPLASHGVRVAADIRGAVEEAGIIAIMVSDDEASESVLEQVFASAPKGALVVNHSTVTPMHSGKMFQEARRRGLFYVAIPVMGGPADAARGELVGIAGGDLEKLEEIKAYREALFKSLHYVGGVEEATAVKLALNSIYFSAMIGVAEALVLAEAWRVHPQKLFEIAGDLWIKPIVERYGSRLLSETYPVSFKMSLAAKDMNYAVQSGAEKGFALPHIAAMAQALLLASNSGGLGEEDYTRIYKFLRGYKLASK; from the coding sequence ATGCAGAAAGTGGCTTTTCTCGGAACGGGGCTGATGGGCTACAATATGGCTAGGCGCCTCGCCGAAAGCGGGTTCAGCGTAACGGCTTGGAATAGAACCTTGGAGAAAGCAATGCCCCTCGCGTCTCACGGAGTTAGGGTTGCGGCGGATATACGGGGCGCTGTTGAGGAAGCCGGAATTATAGCGATAATGGTATCCGATGACGAAGCCTCCGAGTCGGTCCTTGAGCAGGTTTTCGCCAGTGCACCTAAAGGGGCGTTAGTGGTGAATCACTCGACAGTTACCCCAATGCACTCGGGGAAAATGTTCCAGGAGGCGCGGAGAAGAGGACTTTTCTACGTTGCAATTCCCGTGATGGGGGGTCCTGCTGATGCGGCGCGCGGCGAGCTCGTCGGCATAGCTGGGGGTGATTTGGAGAAGCTTGAGGAGATTAAAGCTTACCGGGAGGCCTTGTTTAAGAGTTTACACTATGTGGGAGGTGTAGAGGAGGCGACGGCTGTTAAGCTCGCACTTAACAGCATCTATTTCTCCGCGATGATAGGGGTAGCTGAGGCACTGGTTCTGGCCGAGGCTTGGAGAGTTCACCCTCAAAAGCTCTTCGAAATAGCTGGGGACTTGTGGATTAAGCCTATAGTGGAAAGGTACGGGAGTAGGCTCTTGTCGGAGACATACCCCGTGAGCTTTAAGATGAGCCTCGCGGCTAAAGACATGAACTACGCGGTTCAATCTGGAGCCGAAAAAGGGTTCGCGCTACCTCACATAGCCGCCATGGCTCAAGCGCTTTTACTCGCCTCTAACAGCGGGGGGTTAGGGGAGGAGGATTACACTCGAATCTATAAGTTCCTGAGGGGATATAAGCTGGCCTCAAAGTAG
- a CDS encoding Rab family GTPase: MIKISLCGPGGVGKTSLARVFTGNPFNASERITVGIQHFFRKLSFDSIGEVSVAIWDLGGEHRFRFLAPAFLRGARGVVYVYDITREETFAEIENWRKIAEQVLGPVPAVLVGNKKDLEEYRIVPRELAEDYARKHNFIGYYEVSAKQQLGVEKPFLELVKAALAKR; encoded by the coding sequence GTGATTAAGATCTCGCTCTGTGGCCCTGGTGGCGTCGGCAAGACAAGCTTGGCTAGGGTCTTCACCGGCAACCCGTTTAACGCGAGCGAGAGGATAACCGTAGGTATACAGCACTTCTTTAGAAAGCTGAGCTTCGACAGCATCGGTGAGGTAAGCGTAGCGATCTGGGATCTTGGGGGAGAGCACCGCTTCCGCTTCCTCGCCCCCGCTTTCCTGAGGGGTGCCAGGGGCGTGGTTTACGTCTACGATATAACTCGGGAGGAGACATTCGCGGAAATAGAAAACTGGCGCAAGATAGCCGAGCAGGTGCTGGGCCCCGTTCCCGCAGTGTTAGTCGGCAACAAGAAGGATCTGGAGGAGTACAGGATAGTTCCGAGGGAATTGGCTGAAGACTACGCGCGAAAACACAACTTCATAGGCTACTACGAGGTATCGGCTAAGCAGCAACTGGGCGTCGAGAAACCGTTCCTAGAGCTCGTTAAGGCCGCTTTAGCAAAGAGGTGA